A region from the Anoplolepis gracilipes chromosome 2, ASM4749672v1, whole genome shotgun sequence genome encodes:
- the LOC140676390 gene encoding uncharacterized protein isoform X1, with translation MQCIHRTPLMMVRALGLVLLFSLVATLSGLPTTSVPDPVVNEEHTLSTELRPPPLDEKERHATIYIINLYAVKNSSGSTSEEMFENEIVEAVPDILEPLATVLLVITEDDEEKERHSPTDLDEFAAELEVEGIKVDKIDVDNKSKVLKLKLEKAQAQSMIETASKPIYERKDRQKRTTYCKKCGGGYGGGYPSGGGYGGGYPSGGGGYYPSGGGGHCPTCGGKGGGGYYPPSGGGGRVVAVIPVVVVPITGGAGHYQRGGGGGYYPSGGGGGYPSGGCNKCGGGGGGGGGSYSSASASAQASSSSGSWGKK, from the exons ATGCAGTGCATCCACCGAACGCCCCTCATGATGGTTCGTGCTCTTGGACTAGTGCTCCTTTTTTCGCTTGTCGCGACCCTTTCAGGGTTGCCGACTACTAGTGTACCAG ACCCGGTGGTGAATGAAGAACACACATTGTCAACCGAATTACGGCCGCCGCCGTTAGATGAGAAGGAACGTCATGCCAcgatttacataattaacttGTATGCAGTAAAAAATAGCAGCGGTAGTACATCAGAGgaaatgtttgaaaatgaAATCGTCGAAGCAGTTCCTGATATATTAG AGCCATTAGCCACTGTTCTTCTAGTAATAACAGAAGatgatgaagaaaaagaaagacattCACCCACCGACCTTGACGAGTTCGCGGCAGAATTGGAAGTTGAAGGTATCAAGGTCGACAAGATTGATGTGGACAATAAATCGAAAGTactcaaattaaaattggaaaagGCACAGGCGCAGAGTATGATAGAAACTGCTTCCAAACCGATTTATGAGAGAAAAGATCGACAGAAGAGAACTACTTACTGTAAGAAGTGCGGAGGAGGATATGGGGGTGGATATCCGAGCGGAGGAGGATATGGGGGTGGGTATCCGAGCGGGGGTGGTGGATATTATCCTAGTGGTGGTGGAGGTCATTGTCCTACTTGCGGTGGCAAGGGAGGAGGAGGTTATTATCCTCctagtggtggtggtg GGCGCGTTGTAGCAGTTATTCCAGTTGTAGTCGTACCTATTACAGGAGGCGCAGGTCATTATCAGAGAGGAGGCGGCGGCGGATATTATCCAAGCGGAGGCGGCGGCGGATATCCAAGCGGAGGCTGTAACAAATGCGG tggtggtggtggtggagGTGGTGGCTCGTATTCCAGTGCTTCTGCTTCGGCCCAAGCTTCGTCTTCTTCTGGAAGTTG ggGAAAAAAATGA
- the LOC140676390 gene encoding uncharacterized protein isoform X2: MQCIHRTPLMMVRALGLVLLFSLVATLSGLPTTSVPDPVVNEEHTLSTELRPPPLDEKERHATIYIINLYAVKNSSGSTSEEMFENEIVEAVPDILEPLATVLLVITEDDEEKERHSPTDLDEFAAELEVEGIKVDKIDVDNKSKVLKLKLEKAQAQSMIETASKPIYERKDRQKRTTYCKKCGGGYGGGYPSGGGYGGGYPSGGGGYYPSGGGGHCPTCGGKGGGGYYPPSGGGGGAGHYQRGGGGGYYPSGGGGGYPSGGCNKCGGGGGGGGGSYSSASASAQASSSSGSWGKK; this comes from the exons ATGCAGTGCATCCACCGAACGCCCCTCATGATGGTTCGTGCTCTTGGACTAGTGCTCCTTTTTTCGCTTGTCGCGACCCTTTCAGGGTTGCCGACTACTAGTGTACCAG ACCCGGTGGTGAATGAAGAACACACATTGTCAACCGAATTACGGCCGCCGCCGTTAGATGAGAAGGAACGTCATGCCAcgatttacataattaacttGTATGCAGTAAAAAATAGCAGCGGTAGTACATCAGAGgaaatgtttgaaaatgaAATCGTCGAAGCAGTTCCTGATATATTAG AGCCATTAGCCACTGTTCTTCTAGTAATAACAGAAGatgatgaagaaaaagaaagacattCACCCACCGACCTTGACGAGTTCGCGGCAGAATTGGAAGTTGAAGGTATCAAGGTCGACAAGATTGATGTGGACAATAAATCGAAAGTactcaaattaaaattggaaaagGCACAGGCGCAGAGTATGATAGAAACTGCTTCCAAACCGATTTATGAGAGAAAAGATCGACAGAAGAGAACTACTTACTGTAAGAAGTGCGGAGGAGGATATGGGGGTGGATATCCGAGCGGAGGAGGATATGGGGGTGGGTATCCGAGCGGGGGTGGTGGATATTATCCTAGTGGTGGTGGAGGTCATTGTCCTACTTGCGGTGGCAAGGGAGGAGGAGGTTATTATCCTCctagtggtggtggtg GAGGCGCAGGTCATTATCAGAGAGGAGGCGGCGGCGGATATTATCCAAGCGGAGGCGGCGGCGGATATCCAAGCGGAGGCTGTAACAAATGCGG tggtggtggtggtggagGTGGTGGCTCGTATTCCAGTGCTTCTGCTTCGGCCCAAGCTTCGTCTTCTTCTGGAAGTTG ggGAAAAAAATGA
- the LOC140676390 gene encoding uncharacterized protein isoform X3: MQCIHRTPLMMVRALGLVLLFSLVATLSGLPTTSVPDPVVNEEHTLSTELRPPPLDEKERHATIYIINLYAVKNSSGSTSEEMFENEIVEAVPDILEPLATVLLVITEDDEEKERHSPTDLDEFAAELEVEGIKVDKIDVDNKSKVLKLKLEKAQAQSMIETASKPIYERKDRQKRTTYCKKCGGGYGGGYPSGGGYGGRVVAVIPVVVVPITGGAGHYQRGGGGGYYPSGGGGGYPSGGCNKCGGGGGGGGGSYSSASASAQASSSSGSWGKK, translated from the exons ATGCAGTGCATCCACCGAACGCCCCTCATGATGGTTCGTGCTCTTGGACTAGTGCTCCTTTTTTCGCTTGTCGCGACCCTTTCAGGGTTGCCGACTACTAGTGTACCAG ACCCGGTGGTGAATGAAGAACACACATTGTCAACCGAATTACGGCCGCCGCCGTTAGATGAGAAGGAACGTCATGCCAcgatttacataattaacttGTATGCAGTAAAAAATAGCAGCGGTAGTACATCAGAGgaaatgtttgaaaatgaAATCGTCGAAGCAGTTCCTGATATATTAG AGCCATTAGCCACTGTTCTTCTAGTAATAACAGAAGatgatgaagaaaaagaaagacattCACCCACCGACCTTGACGAGTTCGCGGCAGAATTGGAAGTTGAAGGTATCAAGGTCGACAAGATTGATGTGGACAATAAATCGAAAGTactcaaattaaaattggaaaagGCACAGGCGCAGAGTATGATAGAAACTGCTTCCAAACCGATTTATGAGAGAAAAGATCGACAGAAGAGAACTACTTACTGTAAGAAGTGCGGAGGAGGATATGGGGGTGGATATCCGAGCGGAGGAGGATATGGGG GGCGCGTTGTAGCAGTTATTCCAGTTGTAGTCGTACCTATTACAGGAGGCGCAGGTCATTATCAGAGAGGAGGCGGCGGCGGATATTATCCAAGCGGAGGCGGCGGCGGATATCCAAGCGGAGGCTGTAACAAATGCGG tggtggtggtggtggagGTGGTGGCTCGTATTCCAGTGCTTCTGCTTCGGCCCAAGCTTCGTCTTCTTCTGGAAGTTG ggGAAAAAAATGA
- the LOC140676390 gene encoding uncharacterized protein isoform X4, with protein sequence MQCIHRTPLMMVRALGLVLLFSLVATLSGLPTTSVPDPVVNEEHTLSTELRPPPLDEKERHATIYIINLYAVKNSSGSTSEEMFENEIVEAVPDILEPLATVLLVITEDDEEKERHSPTDLDEFAAELEVEGIKVDKIDVDNKSKVLKLKLEKAQAQSMIETASKPIYERKDRQKRTTYCKKCGGGYGGGYPSGGGYGGGAGHYQRGGGGGYYPSGGGGGYPSGGCNKCGGGGGGGGGSYSSASASAQASSSSGSWGKK encoded by the exons ATGCAGTGCATCCACCGAACGCCCCTCATGATGGTTCGTGCTCTTGGACTAGTGCTCCTTTTTTCGCTTGTCGCGACCCTTTCAGGGTTGCCGACTACTAGTGTACCAG ACCCGGTGGTGAATGAAGAACACACATTGTCAACCGAATTACGGCCGCCGCCGTTAGATGAGAAGGAACGTCATGCCAcgatttacataattaacttGTATGCAGTAAAAAATAGCAGCGGTAGTACATCAGAGgaaatgtttgaaaatgaAATCGTCGAAGCAGTTCCTGATATATTAG AGCCATTAGCCACTGTTCTTCTAGTAATAACAGAAGatgatgaagaaaaagaaagacattCACCCACCGACCTTGACGAGTTCGCGGCAGAATTGGAAGTTGAAGGTATCAAGGTCGACAAGATTGATGTGGACAATAAATCGAAAGTactcaaattaaaattggaaaagGCACAGGCGCAGAGTATGATAGAAACTGCTTCCAAACCGATTTATGAGAGAAAAGATCGACAGAAGAGAACTACTTACTGTAAGAAGTGCGGAGGAGGATATGGGGGTGGATATCCGAGCGGAGGAGGATATGGGG GAGGCGCAGGTCATTATCAGAGAGGAGGCGGCGGCGGATATTATCCAAGCGGAGGCGGCGGCGGATATCCAAGCGGAGGCTGTAACAAATGCGG tggtggtggtggtggagGTGGTGGCTCGTATTCCAGTGCTTCTGCTTCGGCCCAAGCTTCGTCTTCTTCTGGAAGTTG ggGAAAAAAATGA